In the Telopea speciosissima isolate NSW1024214 ecotype Mountain lineage chromosome 2, Tspe_v1, whole genome shotgun sequence genome, one interval contains:
- the LOC122650896 gene encoding uncharacterized mitochondrial protein AtMg00310-like — MSCFRLLASIHKELDGIGRNFYWSAGNKRSIPTMAWSSICEPKQFGGLNIKRSVDMNQALLAKKAWELLISPTSPWGRIMKSKYFPSSNFLDARCPSTSSWGWKSICSARDLIRKGLFIKVGNGQNINPWLDFWIPDHPPSVAPYPLQREAPFSVQDLMDAPTSSGKRDLVFH; from the coding sequence ATGTCTTGTTTTCGGTTACTTGCCTCGATACACAAAGAGTTGGATGGAATTGGCAGAAATTTCTACTGGTCTGCTGGCAATAAGAGGTCAATCCCTACTATGGCTTGGAGTTCCATCTGTGAGCCGAAGCAATTTGGAGGTTTGAATATCAAACGTTCGGTTGACATGAATCAGGCCCTACTTGCTAAAAAAGCATGGGAACTACTGATTTCGCCAACATCTCCTTGGgggaggatcatgaagagtaaGTACTTCCCGAGCTCTAATTTCCTTGATGCAAGGTGCCCTTCTACTTCATCTTGGGGTTGGAAATCTATTTGTTCGGCGAGGGATCTAATTCGAAAAGGTCTTTTTATCAAAGTGGGTAATGGTCAGAACATTAATCCTTGGTTGGACTTTTGGATTCCCGATCATCCTCCATCGGTTGCACCGTACCCTCTTCAAAGAGAAGCTCCCTTCTCAGTTCAAGATCTTATGGATGCTCCTACAAGCTCGGGGAAACGGGATTTAGTTTTCCACTAG
- the LOC122651475 gene encoding UDP-glycosyltransferase 88F5-like, with translation MKDSIVLYPSPGIGHLVSMVELGRLVLKHYPSFSITILITPPPFNTGSTAPYITRISTTTPSISFHHLPPILISPDSISSAHPEALLFEVLRRNNPSVHQALLTISQTSTIRAFIIDLFCTPARDVAASFNIPIYNFFTSGAAVLCVMLYFPTIHKNTTKSFKDLGPTILDFPGTPPIPAQDMIKPMLDRNDVTYQGFLDFCTKMPESNGILVNTVESLEPRALKALSDGLCIPDRPTPPICCVGPIIAADDRTGGEHGEKHECLTWLDSQPSRSVVFLCFGSLGLFSAAQLKEIAIGLEKSGQRFLWVVRNPPTEDNSWRNLAPPEPDLDALLPEGFLERTKDKGFIVKSWAPQMEVLNRTSVGGFVTHCGWNSVLEAVCAGVPMVAWPLYAEQRLNRIFLVEEMKLAMPMKESENGFVSAAEVEKRVRELLDSDEGKALRE, from the coding sequence ATGAAAGACAGCATAGTTCTGTATCCCTCTCCAGGGATCGGCCATCTTGTGTCCATGGTGGAGCTAGGCAGGCTTGTACTCAAACACTATCCATCTTTCTCCATCACAATCCTCATCACTCCTCCACCTTTCAACACAGGTTCTACCGCTCCTTACATCACCCGCATCTCTACTACCACCCCATCCATCTCCTTCCACCACCTCCCTCCCATCTTAATCTCTCCTGACTCTATCTCCTCTGCCCACCCCGAAGCCCTCCTCTTTGAGGTCCTCCGCCGCAACAACCCCAGCGTCCACCAAGCACTCCTCACCATCTCCCAAACTTCTACCATCAGAGCTTTCATCATCGACCTATTCTGTACTCCTGCTCGCGATGTTGCAGCTTCCTTCAACATACCCATTTACAACTTCTTCACATCGGGAGCCGCCGTCCTCTGTGTCATGCTCTACTTCCCGACAATCCATAAGAACACCACAAAAAGCTTCAAAGACCTAGGCCCAACCATTCTTGACTTTCCTGGCACGCCACCAATCCCTGCACAGGACATGATCAAGCCCATGCTCGATCGAAATGACGTTACCTATCAGGGCTTCTTAGATTTCTGCACTAAAATGCCAGAATCGAATGGAATTCTCGTAAATACAGTTGAATCATTGGAGCCCAGAGCTTTAAAGGCGCTTTCTGACGGGTTGTGCATTCCTGACCGTCCTACACCGCCCATTTGTTGCGTCGGTCCTATCATTGCAGCAGATGATCGAACAGGTGGTGAGCATGGTGAGAAACACGAGTGCTTGACTTGGCTCGATTCCCAGCCGAGTCGGAGCGTCGTATTCCTGTGCTTTGGCAGCTTAGGGTTATTTTCTGCAGCGCAGTTGAAGGAGATAGCAATTGGGTTGGAGAAGAGTGGACAAAGGTTCTTGTGGGTGGTGCGCAATCCACCGACCGAGGACAATAGCTGGCGCAATTTAGCACCCCCTGAACCGGATTTGGATGCTTTGCTACCAGAAGGTTTCCTGGAAAGAACAAAAGACAAAGGGTTCATTGTAAAGTCGTGGGCCCCACAAATGGAGGTGCTGAATCGGACATCGGTCGGTGGGTTTGTGACTCACTGTGGTTGGAACTCGGTATTGGAAGCGGTGTGTGCAGGAGTTCCTATGGTGGCATGGCCACTCTATGCAGAACAACGGCTGAATCGGATATTTTTGGTGGAGGAGATGAAACTCGCCATGCCAATGAAGGAGTCGGAAAATGGGTTTGTGAGTGCTGCCGAGGTTGAAAAGCGAGTGAGAGAATTGCTGGACTCGGACGAAGGGAAAGCTCTTAGAGAGTGA